The DNA window ATACCGCAGCCACAGCGCCATGGCAACCCGAGCTGAAGGGCGATGGCTCCAACAACAATCAGAACgctgtttaaataaacatgccATGTGCAAGGCATGTCCGTCCAATAACAGACTTTCccttcacttaaaaaaaaaaaatgttttctttagtCAAAGGCATGTGGACTTAATACCACCCTATTATGAAATAACTAACTTGAAGCCAAACTCATACATAATCTCTGTCGAGATAAAACTCTGGGCTTTTGCACCATGGTCAAGAACGGGCATTCATGAGGGCATTCAGGAGCACCGACACCGCTCAGCTCGTTCACTTCACCGCGAGGTGCAGTTAAAGCCGATTTCACTGTGACCGGGACGCGCTGGAATAGCATGAACTGACCCTCTGGAGAAGAGCATGAAGTTGATGAGCCTGGTGAGGACGGGGGACAGGAACCACGAGTCcttcagcagctgtgtgtgagagagaacacaggagCAACGTTCAGTTCTGCGGCTACAAGCGAGGTTCGATCACCGTAACGCCGAAGAACGTGAAAGTCCAGGCTTTCCTGTTgccttttaaatatgcattagcGATACGCCCTGAAACTTTAATGAGAATAAACTGCCCATTTTACCAACCTTCTGCAGAAATCTCGGATAGCTTGTTTCTGGAAATAAGCCTGTTTGTGGAGATCAAACATCTTGAATTAATTAGTGACAGAGGTGCacataagcaaataaaaaacgTTTAAGCAATGCTAACCAATGTCAGATTCTAACAAACTACACATGAATGTATGCTGTATTAATCAGTAATAGCGGAAGTTCAGAAGCACTGATTAAATTCAGATCAAAAGTTGTATTTTTACAATCTTCCAATGATAATATAAACACAGAATGGTAGATGCAGTACCCTGCTTGAACACTCCTAAGATTTTTTACAAGCCATACATGCCACAGGCAGTTATACCTATAAGTATGTGTACATTGGCTACATGACATTATCTGtacaatttcaaattcaatcaTCTGCACTGTTGCCATGCTATACCTCCATTAGACAAGCAGAGACTGTTGATGGTGAGGTGTCCAGTTCTGTTGTGGTCACGCCTGAAAGAACAAAAGGTTCAAGGtactgaagaaagaaaatccCTCCTGATCACAGAATAGTAGAATTGCTTAAAGCATTAAAATCAAAAAATCTATGAAGACAAAATCGTGATGATTGCATTGGACAGGACTGACACTCTGTTCCAATCCCAATGCAATTCCTTGTCAGATGCAAGCTGTTGTGATTCAAGAACAGATCTGCCCAATGCCCAATGTCTACAGCCATGATAGATgggttattttttatgaaaataaaaccaaactaGCATCCAAGCCAAGCAATTATTATTCAACACGAGTTCACACGAAATACAGCCATAATGAGGAAGAGGTGGCTCCTTGAGTCAAAATGGGGAAAGCAGAATTTTCTTAAATGTGAGTGTTTGTTCATAAGCACTGTTTGTAGCATTCCAGTGATGTCTGACAATTCTGCAGGGCCCTAGGCACCAGAAtcagactcacctgtacaggagTTCCAAAGCCACAGTGTCTCCATAGTCGTGGGCCAGGAGGTTAACTCTTTGATGTCCGAGGCCCAGGTGAGAGACCAACGCCTCCACGATGCTGGCCTGCTCAAATATGGAGTATCGATGGGGCCTCTGAGAGACAAAACAGGATTAATGCTGTAATGGGAAGTGGTGAGAACTCCAGTGTTAagtcaaataaaaatcacaaagcATTGTTGACCCATTGTGAAACTTATTCAAAAGCTCTACGTTAGCGTTCAGAAATTAGTCTCTCCATTCTTCTTGCAACAAAGGTCAGTTACAAAAAGAATCACTGGGGAGTGGTTGtgcttgtgaaataaataaatgcatgtgactCCAAAGGCATGTCATCTGGGGCAGGGcagatgcacaaacatacacagacacacacacacatacacagacatgcactcacacacacacacccacacacacactcatgcactcacacacgcacacacatgcactcacacacatgcacactcatgcactcacatgcactcacacgcacacacagcgaGTCATCTTACCGGTTTATCACTGAAGCCAAAGCCCAGGAAGTCCGGTGCAATGACTCTATTAAAACGCTGAttgagaggctcccagatctgTGTGCACAACATTCATAAACGTGCTCATCATCACCGCAGCCATAACATTATCACCATACACCAGACTGTTAAacgatatttaaaaaaacaacacatctgCAATTACACCTTTGATTATTACACTCCTGCTTCCAAGCATCAGACTACAggaaatacacagaaacactgaaatgatGTGTAATTGTGTGGGTATCTGAGAGATTCTCTGCCCTGTGGAGTGTGCAGTGTTCTCCAGTCGATCACTAGGTGTCACCAAACGATTCAGGGCCATCTGTGACTGTCGCACTTACCTTGTACCAGTCATAACTGGAGGTAGGGAACCCATGCAGGAGTATGACCACATCGGTGCTCCCAACAGCTCCTGCTGaatctgttaaaaaaattgTCTGATAACTGACTTTAGAACAGTACTGTGAAATCTGAATTCAATATTATGTACTTCTTTCTCACACATCCTGTTAGACAATGAGTATCTACGCAGGTCTATGAAAAATATGCCAGAAATATAAGAGCACTGTAGCCACTTTAACATCAAATGTAGTGACTGTATTAGAACACATTTCAAAACTTTACAAGGAATAAATTAATGAGGTCATACATGTGATGGTGATCATGACTGGTGCAATTATGGCTGGATATTTAGCATTGTAGTCTGAGGAACAAGCTGAGAGCTGCAGCAACAGTTTCTGGTCAGGAGGCAGGTGCCATAACACCACTGTTTCCATACGGGGGCTAGTAATGTTTGCAAATATGACCCTGAGTAGGATGAAGAAAGAAAACTGCCCACAACCTTCACGACTGTGATATCTACCTCTGTAGAAGATGTTGTGGCCTTTGTAACGGAAAAGGCCGCCAGAATTCCTCCAGGTTTTCAGTGCCGGGGACAGGTGCGGCGGAGGGATGTGCAAATAAACGGCGATGAGCGGGACGCACAGCAACCCCACATGAAGCCACCATTCCCTCATCCCACAGGAGGAAGAGCTGCACTCCTCACTCTAGACACAGGGAATGTGATGTCACCCTCAGGAGCAGGAAGAAAGAGAACACAGACCCGCAGACCGGACAAATCACAAAATGAATCTAAATGGAAATGTATTAGCAGGTGTATTAAGCCCGTTATCTCCAAGGGAATTTCCAATTCCTAGTACTAGTAACATCTATCAAAATAACTGCTAACATCTTCAAAAGTGGGTCCAGTATCACTgaacactataataataataataataataataataataataattattattattattataagcaaAATGCCTTTCCTTTACATATATGTACTTATTCAATCCATCCATGACTTCGCAAACATTTTTCTCAGACATTACGTTTTTAGCGAGGTCAGAAGTGTCTAAAATTGCATACAGACCCAAACACTCAAAGTTGGCACAATAATAGAGAACAAAAAGAGGCTACACAACTAAACgagtacaaaaatacaaaggGAAAAAAGGTAAAGTGCCAACTTTGAGTGTAAGATCATGTATGCAAATGCATCGCCTAACATGTATGCTGGGTTCAAGCGACCGGGATGTTCAATCACAAGCTAACAGAAAGTCAGCTTTACACCACACAGTATTCCAACACCTCACTGTCAATAAAGGGCAGATAGAGCTTTTGTCGCAAGGTAAATGCAGTATTTATAAAAGTCATTTCCGTAGCAAGCAACTAGCTATCAAGCTagcttattattttatttttttcttcttatagATATTCGAAGACCCATATAACCTAGCTAACATCAAGTGCAAAACAGCACGTCGTATTCACTGTTAAGGTGTCatgtctgttttaaaatgttatcaTGGCACCCTTATGCAAAttacgttagcttgctagctagctagcacaaACCACTTGCAGAACCGTCAGCAATGTCCCTGTCAGATTAAGTTCAGCTTTGTCCCATGGAAGCTAACTAGCTAAtaccagaaacaaaaaaatgctttgcGAAATTTGAGCCAGCTCCCGTCGGTCACGTTCAAGTACATGTCACATTCATGCTACAGCAAATATAATAATTCTATTGCATGTATTCATTGTAAGGAACTATGTAAATATTATCGGGTAGTTAATTCAATATCAACGTACCTAGCTAACAAGATACTTACACTGAATGGGCGGCGAGTCATTCCGGGGAGTTCCTGCAGACGCCACCACAGAGCAACAGCACTTCTAGGTAAAAGGATCTCCACGAGAGGCGGCGCAATGAGGTGAAGGATTGCCAGagattatcattttaaaaagactacTACACACTTATGAGccccttttcttttctgattCCGGGTGCTTCTTAAACTGTCGAAGATAGAGTAATGGAACTTATCTAAAAAACTGGAATAAGCATAATTATGTTTACTAGTTAGCCTATACCTTGTAGGTATACAACAGGATTTTTGGCCCTGTCGACTGGAAGTTTGGTTCTAGGGAGTGGTCGGGACACAAGTGTTGAAGACTAGTTGCAATGCGAAAGAGCCCTCTGTGGGCTAGGAGATCTTATAACACAGTTTCAATTTCTTAATctgctttaaaacaaaacaaaaaacaaaataatgcaagTAAAATGTATTGAGTAAAATACTAGACTAAGGCTAtagttttaataaaaattgtttCTACTTTTCTTACAGGTAGTAGTTTGTATAGTTTGCAGAGAGGGCTATGGGTGTAGAGGTGTAAATGtagaagtgatttttttttttttttttttttttaaagaaaacattgatGATTTAAAATTTGCCCCAACTTTTTAATCTCAACAGCAAGCCAATCTCATCACTGAAATTCCTCAGAGGCACATTCTGACAGCTGACACaccttttcactctgcagtccacctgCAGATCTTGTCCAGTAATCCAGTCATTGTGTCAGAGCAGTGCTCCCCACAACCGTCCTTTCACAGGTGATGATACAGCTATTGTAGCTAGGTACTGCCCACAGGGTACATGCATCACTACACTGGAACCCAACAGGAAATTAAACAGGACAACCTACCTGACAGCCTACAGGTAGTCACCGACTGAAAGCGTTAGGCATGTCACTTGACATAACAGCATTTCAGAGTAAAATCACAAATGTCTTCCACAATTCAGGATCTCTGTTCAAAGAGCAATAATATGTTTTCGTTATTCCGGATACACTTCAACTGTGCCAACACGACAGCACAAATCAGTATTTTTGTATGCCATGTATATTTATACCAACATGTACGGGTGTTTTAGACCAGCAGACTGGTTCCTGTTAGTTGTTTGGTTTAACAACAGTCAGGCTGGTGGTTGGCCATTTTCCTCCAAGAGCTAGCGGTTCCAATACTGAGAAAAGTCTCATTAGCGGAAACCTAGCCAGGCAATGCTGCTAGGAACTTCAGCAGTCCATTTGAGAGCCACAAACATGAAAGTCTAAAACCAAATCAAAAATAGGAAGAGACATATTTAATCTGAAGACACATAGATTTAGGGTTACCtcttgtctttctttcttttttaaatatttgtagaAATCAGTCCACAATGTCTTGCAgccattaaatgtttttggCCTATTTAGAATTGGGTAAGCGTACAAAGAATCACGAGCAATATAGAGACCACAACTACAAAAGCTTGCCTTGGATGGTATCCAGAATCGGGCATTAATGAGATTTCAATGACAGGGGGGTTGTTCACGGTATGCTATTTTAAGTTTTGTGCAACCCCTTTTTCCCTAGGTGAAATCCGCTTGGGAAGTTCCATTTGCCAAACTTAGCTCCATTTCCTCTTAGAGTCCAAGAAAAAAGTAGAACAAAATAAAGGAGATTTGTATACCAGGAtccatttcagccattttttttttcttttgaaaagaaagGAGTCTTTCTCCTGGCTGGTCTCTACTCTGAAATAACAGTACCTTTTGTACTGTCCTGAAAAAGAGGGTGTATGCCCATTACACACcactgtcccacaatgcacctagTATTAGCTTACTCCCACCAAGCCGTATGACCTACTTTATAGTGGCGTGAGAGACCTTTACAAAATAAGTGCAACTTATTTCACACCAGTAGAGAATACCACATGTagagtgtgtttaaaaaaaaaacactcagaaaATGCCACAAATGCAAAACCCATGGCCCTGTGGATAggctaaatattaattttttttatttttaaaaaccatacaCATTACTCGACAAGTTTCAAATGTAAATCGAATCACGATAACCATTTACATTGCTCAAGATAAACAGACATGAAGTACTTTATTTCCAAATcttagataaaaaaataataatccataAAACAGATGGATAAACATTCTTTCCCTTTGCAGGAAGATGCTAAATAATAGAGCTTTTAtggattctttttttccctcagtttcATTCCTTTTCGTGAACTCAAGCTGCTTCTTATTTGTAATACAAGGAAAACAGTTGAATCCAAGTATAAATTTGTGGTTGAGCCTACTGAAAACCAGGCCCCGACGCTCTTCATTCCCCTATGCAGTGAACCCTGTTTAACACCAGGTTTAAAGGGGGAGCAAGAGTTAGGAACCCACCAACAGTAACTGAACTCTGTTGTTATGAACAAATGCAACCGACAAGGTGAACAAGCCAtttcacaccaaaaaaaaaaaaaagaaaaaagaaaaaaaacctcatatTTTGAGTTCAGGCTCGTATAAAAGCCAAACTGTTTCATACTATTTGCCACCctgagaaatatatattttttaagcagaTCTACCAGAACCCTTCTCTCATCCCTAGCCTCACCAAAAGATGCATTTGTGTCGATGCCCACAAGGCTCTGGTTCTGTAGGCTGCAGGTTAATATCTGCGTTTccataaaaaatacaaaggtACATTTTACATGGTCGTGTGTATCAAAGTTTTTCCAACAGGAGGCATTATGAAATAAAGTACCCTGTGCAGTGATACCAGTGTATACCtatttttctgcaaaaaatTAACATCAATTCTTTAGTGTTTCCAGTATATCAGGTGTCACAATTCTACAAATTCAATGCAGCAATATTTTATAACAATGTCTTATGgaccaagaggaagaaaaaaatacaaacatcttttttctttttgatttctgAAAATTTCAACCACCCACAACTCTGAAGGAAGTATTCagttttactaaaaaaaaaaaaaaaaaaaagaaaagaaaataatccaCTCGCTTTTTGACCAAGACAACATGACTACCTAGAGACAAATCTGAggttaaaatgcttttttcttcttttgggtTTTAATGAAACCATGTTCAGCTGAATCCTTAACCTAAGCCTGAGTAAACAGAAGTCAGATATCACTGTCCGTTGGCAGGTACGGCCCCCGCCGAGGGGAGAGCTGGTCCGTGTCGCTGTGAAGCCCGTGGGCTTTTCTCCATCTTCGTAGTAGAAAAATAAGGGATTGTCTCGTGATTTCGCAGGGAGAAGGCCAGCTGAGCCCTCAGCTCCTCTGGTGATGGACCCCTTCACGGTGGAGGTTCCAGCGGCGGACTTTCTGTGTTTACATCGCTGCATCTAAACGTCATAAcggtttttttaaagaattactGCCCAGGGCTCCTCAATCAACCGACTGAAAAATATGAGAAATGGGTTTTTCCCCACGAATGCCACGCAAAACTGAACTTCGAAAATGTGTTAAAGCAATGCAATAGGACATATTTATAGAAGTGTGAAATGGACAGAGGCCAGAGTCCTCTTTCGCCCCCTGCCCACCCATCCCAAACAGACTACAACACCTGTGCTCATTGCTAAACAAGCCTTAGTGTCATCTATTTGGCTATAAGGATCTATTTATCtacaaatatttaacaaataaaacttGCAGGCAAAATAGTTCAGTTTCAATAGAAACaccctttttttcctgaaaatacAGCAGTATCTGAAACAATTCATCGTTCCTTTTTTACGCCCCCCTCcctacacgccccccccccacccgtacgcccacccaccccaccccaccgcccttaccccctcccccatttcctcttcctcagaccTCAGCCTTTTCACCTACAAAcgcatgaaaaaaaagtatctaCAAACCATGTAAACAGACCTGCTTTTCTGAGaccataaataattcaaaatattaaCAGGCAATATAGAAGAAATTAAAGTGTTCCAATGAGCGAGGGGCAGGACAGACAGATGTACACCCCGACTCATCcagacagagagactggcaCCATCCTCACGAGAAGAAACGCCCATCCCCCTTTTCTTCATtgaaacacaatacaaaaaacagGTCACTTTTAATCCAAGTTTATACACATCCCTCCTCTCTTTGCCAGAAAATATTTatcggggagggagggaggggtggaaaCAAAGTGTCCTCTTCACTTAAGGAGggaaattacaaaacaaaataaaataaaataaaattaaaaaaaattaaaatgttacagcAAAATCAAACCCTACATTCTGACGAATGCCTGCATCTTTGTTTCAGTCCAGTACATGTGGGCTTATGGAGGGGCGGTCCGGTCAGTCCCGCCCCCTCCAGAGATGCTCCGCCCCCTTCAGAGACGCCCTGTGgcgctgcgccccccccccccccccccagaaagcCCCGCTGCGCCACGCGGGTGACGGGTGGCTGGCGAGGGGGCGGGATCAAAGCGAGGTCTCCAGGCTGTGCAGGGGGCTGGCCGGCGACGGGGGGCTGCCGGACTTGCCCGTCTCCGGGTAGAGGCGGACGCCGAGGACGCCGCCGCCGTCCACGGCGTTATTGTTCTTGTTGGGcgagggcggcggggggggcgtggcgACGCGCGGGGACGAGGAGGAGTTGCGCTTGGTGGGCGCGTCGTCCTCGGCGTCCGTGTCGTCGATGAGCGGGATGTGGGGCTCGGAGTCCTCTATCCGGAACTCCGGGTGCGTCATGAAGTTGTGGATGGAGCTGCGGGACTCGGGCTTCTCCAGGCCCTCATACGGGGACAGGGTACTGCGGAATGCATTCACCACTCGGATCTGCTCGGGAGGGGGGGCCaggcgaggcgggggggggggcgacagagaGACAGTTAACACCGTGGTTGCGGCAGCTTCTCCTCAAttcaaactgcatttaaaaaaaataataatataaacattttccaaaagcGATTTATGGACAAATGGGCTTGTTTTAGTGGGTAAATTGCGGTGAGTTTGGGGGCACCAGGAGCCATGTGGAGGCTGGAGTGGAAGCTGAGAGACGTGCAGTATGcgacgagcacacacacagaccagcgaGAACGTGTGAGGAAAACCAACACTTCAGTTCACACGTCTCCCCTCCGACCGGGGAAAGCGctcggggtcaggggtcacaacGACCTCGCAAACCAcaggcttttacacacacacacacacacacacacacacacacacagcacaatcaACGTCTCCGCAACCTTCCCGATAACCTCCGTGTGCACAaagcaaaagcacaaaaaaaaaaacacacaacctctTACCCTCTGACCTGTTAATCAAACTGCACAAATCAAGATGCAAAAAAAGAGCAGGTTCACGACAGACGAGTGGAACGCGTGAGGTCATCCGTTTACCATGCTCGGagtaaagggggtgggggggggtcagtcaCTGATTacgttgtgtaaaaaaaaacaaaaaaaaagggggaaaagccaAGCAGAATTAAGCTTTgcagcacagtaaaaaaaagaacccacAATGGAGCAGAGAACCGACCCATGCAGAGCAACTACCTTCGCTTCAATAGCTGTAAACCTTTGAGTATAGCCCATGACACATTTCACAGAATCTAAGGAGGAACATGTTTCAGTCAGTACGGGAAGTCTCTTCTGTACATTTTGGGCAGTGTCAGTGCCAAGCGCGCTCGCAGGACAAGCAAGAAGCTTTCAGTCGGGAGTGCATCCGCGTGCCGCCTGTGAAGAGAAGGGGGTTATGGGAAGGAGAGCATCAGTCATCCCTAAGAGACAGAGCTGGATGGTAAATGCTGCTCCCCAGAGCAGATCCTAAAGGAGAAGGACAGAGTAGTTTAGAAGGCACTTtccacattcatttcatttagcaGTTTCAATAGTATTACTTGTCTAATGGATGCTCTGAAATCCCCAGCAGTCCAAAGACAGGCAGCTAGGATTTAACGTAACCTTCAAATGATATTGCAGGTACTGACGTCTGTATGCAGGGCGTGTATGAACGTGTTCAGATATCTAGGCATCTAGATATTTAGACCCATTTTCTATAACATTACttgcataattattattattactaccaTAATTTCATGGGAATAATACACCCGTTTGGCAAGCTGAATACCTATACCCTCCTTTGGGGAACACGTCTTCTAAAAGCCTGAATTGCAACTTCATGAAAGAGCATTTAAGAGCCATGGCTCAGACTGCTCCAGGCTACAGGAGTGTTGAAGCACCCTGCCTGAGAAGctcagaggcagagacagagtcTGTCAGCAGGCTTCACTAGAGCTGGAAGAGAATGGATGTCACAGAGACGAGTGAAAATGGAGAATGGAtgtcacacacaccaacagcacACCACAGGTATCACACTGATGACAGCGGACACTGGACGTCAGACTGGAAAATACAGATACCTGATATCACACACAAAGTAGCAGATATTAATATCACATTGATATAGAGGTAACGCTGAAAGCAACAGATGATGCATGCCATGTTGAATACATAAGAGAATGTATAATAcgctgacagacagagagaattCTTACGATGAGAACAAGCAGAGAATGGACATCTTAATGAGCACAGCTGAGAATGGATGTCTTGATGACAGAAGCAGACAAGAATATCCTCACTGACAGCAACAGACAATGGATGTCATTACAGACAGCAGCAGATAATGGAAATCATCACTGATAGCAGCAGACTGTAGATGTCATTACTGACAACAGAAAAAGTATAATACACGGACAAGAACAGAGAATATTAGACAGatgagacagagaaggagggaacTTCTTTTTGCAGGTTTGCATGTTCCCACTAAATCTACCCTCAGAACATCCCACAACCATTCAGCGAGGCAGTGAGGTCAGAAATGATTAAAGTGCAACTGATGAAGTACGTCTCTCAGCAGTCTCTGAGAGACGTGAGCCCAGCTGCTAGAAAAGACACCCAACCCAGACCACTCAGCTCCTCACCTGCGCAGTGCCTGCGCTGTAAAGAGTGTGCACAGGTTAATACGACACGCACGGAGCGACGGGTAAACATGTTTCACCTTCGCCTGACCCCGCGCCGCTTTCAAACGCAGTGAACATGGGCGTATACTCAAATAATTTACACCGGCTAAGGCTGGCCAGCCACAAACCCGTGAGAAAGCTGGGGGGCCGGGGCACAGAGTAG is part of the Anguilla anguilla isolate fAngAng1 chromosome 7, fAngAng1.pri, whole genome shotgun sequence genome and encodes:
- the mest gene encoding mesoderm-specific transcript homolog protein isoform X1; its protein translation is MTRRPFSSEECSSSSCGMREWWLHVGLLCVPLIAVYLHIPPPHLSPALKTWRNSGGLFRYKGHNIFYRDSAGAVGSTDVVILLHGFPTSSYDWYKIWEPLNQRFNRVIAPDFLGFGFSDKPRPHRYSIFEQASIVEALVSHLGLGHQRVNLLAHDYGDTVALELLYRRDHNRTGHLTINSLCLSNGGLFPETSYPRFLQKLLKDSWFLSPVLTRLINFMLFSRGIGDVFGPYTQPTEAEFWDMWTGIRFNDGNLVMDSILQYINQRLKHRERWVGALTTTVIPLHMIYGPLDPVNPHPQFLSRYHHLVKRSTVSVLDEHISHYPQLEDPTGFLNAYLNFINSF
- the mest gene encoding mesoderm-specific transcript homolog protein isoform X2, which codes for MREWWLHVGLLCVPLIAVYLHIPPPHLSPALKTWRNSGGLFRYKGHNIFYRDSAGAVGSTDVVILLHGFPTSSYDWYKIWEPLNQRFNRVIAPDFLGFGFSDKPRPHRYSIFEQASIVEALVSHLGLGHQRVNLLAHDYGDTVALELLYRRDHNRTGHLTINSLCLSNGGLFPETSYPRFLQKLLKDSWFLSPVLTRLINFMLFSRGIGDVFGPYTQPTEAEFWDMWTGIRFNDGNLVMDSILQYINQRLKHRERWVGALTTTVIPLHMIYGPLDPVNPHPQFLSRYHHLVKRSTVSVLDEHISHYPQLEDPTGFLNAYLNFINSF